The Benincasa hispida cultivar B227 unplaced genomic scaffold, ASM972705v1 Contig587, whole genome shotgun sequence DNA segment ATTGCACCTCATCCAACTTTTCATTGATTGGATTCCTGCTCATAGCAGTGTTGGTCCAACGCTGTAATATATATTTGGATGGTATACTGAAAACGCCAGACATTTGGAGGACAATAATGGCATGTCTACAGAGAAAACCTTTATATTCAAATGAACGGCAGGAGCAATATATATCTGAATTTGAGTGATTGCATTCAACAACATAATTCTGACCATCTTCAAAGTCTTTGACACTGTACATCGTAATAGTTTCATCTTCACTTTCTTTCTTAAGATGGCATGCAGCAGCTCCCAAAACCtccatttgaaattttttaaagatttcGTAAGTATATACTAGTGACATTTGTTTCTCAAATGGGGATGGAGACTTCAACTCAGGTGTTTCGTGCCAAGCATCAAAGTTCGCCTTTGCTTCTTCCTCATATCGCTCCTCAAGAATGTCTCTATATCGCTCTATAAACTCCGTCAAGGATGTTTCAATCTGAACATATTTGTCGAAAGAAGAGTTCAAACTCTCCATGCGCGAAGATGTGCATAAGCCAGCAAAAGAAAGATCTCTTGCAAAAGCAGGCACCCAATAACCACGATCATCATACAAATGTTGCATCCACTCAACTTCTCTAAGATTAAATTTATCGAGCAACTTCTGCCACCTGTTCTCAAACTCTTCCTTAGTCCACGACTTAAAAACACACTTCTTGAACTTCTCCATAAAATTCTCATGCCACATGCTTAAAAACTCGAGCTCTTTTGGAATCTTTTCCAAAATATACCACAGACAAAAGTAGTGACGTGTTCCAGGAAGAACTGCCCCAATGACTGCTTTAATAGAGGTATTTTGGTCCGTGAGTATCACCTTTGGAGCTCGTTCTCCCATTGCTATATACCATGTTTGCATTAACCACAGAAATGTATAAACTGTCTCATCGGCAATCAGTGCACAACCAAGTAAAGTATGTTGAATATGATGGTTCACCCCTATAAAAAGGACTAATGGAAGCTTATACTTGTTTGTGAAATACGTGGTGTCAAATGAAACCACATCTCCAAAGTGTGCATAGTCTTCCATACCTTTGCCGTCAACCCAAAACACATTGCGCAACTGGTGCTCTTCATTCATATCAACTGCATAAAAGAATTTTGGATTCTCTTCTTGCATATGCATAAAAAGTTCAAGCAGAAGTTGTGCATCCCCTGATTCTAGAGCCAAAGTGCGACCCTTATCGTGTTGGTTTCTCACAAAGCTTTCTAAACAATCAACATTCTGATAAGCACTGAACAGTTTTGACATGGCAGCTAAATTCTTCCGTCGCCGTATTCTGACATCGTTCTTGAGTGGATCAGTATTTCGGTGGCTTCTAAAAAGATGAACTTGAGATGGTAAAAGCTCGTGATTATGATCTTTTACAAAACTATAAACATACCACTTCCCATTCTGTTTCCTCTTCACGTGCATGCTCGCTTTACAACCAATTTTTGGCGAAGGTCGAGGGTTGATAGCATCATCAGACTGCTGCTTATTGCCATATCTCATGCATGAAAACTTTGCATCAATAAATTCCTTGGATGCCCTAGAACGACGGCTGCTTAATTTGGAAGTTCCAAACCCCATAGTCTTGGCGTAGTCTCTATAGAATGAATATGCATCTTCGTGAGATTCAAATTCCATGCCAAGGCATGGCTCTACCAAAGAATTGGCCACGATCGCATTGGAATCCATTGTTGAGGAAGGAAAATTCAAATCCACTTGAAATCCACCACGAATTTCACCTCTGAAGGCACTCAGAGATGAGGTAATATTTCTCATACAACGTCCCATATATTTAGTGCAGGGTCAGGGTCTCCTCCCATAAATGGAGAAGATACGAATTTCGGTATCACCGTCACTCCTCCCATTGATAAGACACCTAATGGCGGGAGGGGAAACGAGACATACCTTCAGAGAAAAATGTCATTGACTACAGCACTTACAAGAGTGAGTTCGATGATGACTATGAGAGAAACAAAGACAATCAGAATAAAAAGATACTAAATTGGAAATCGTTCTACACATGGGAATCAACCAGGAGGGCATACAAATCacggaagaaggaaaaagaaaggcgATGCAAACATGCAAAGAATGCAAATGGATCGAGAGAAATACCTGCTCCGGTGTCCATGGGTCCGTGGAGAAGAGAAGGAGAGTTGTAGGAAGTAGAAGAAGGGAACTGAGAGATGGGGATTCGGATTTGGACGAAGAGATGAAGGAGGGAAAGAAATCAAACCTAGAATCACAAATCGAAGCGGCGAAGGACCACCTCTTCCCCTTGCTTCCTTCATTCTTCCCTATTCATTCTTCTCTATTTTGcacgtcttttttttttaaatttttattatcttttcatctttcttccttttctttttctcttcgtCTTTTTGCAGTTTCTACAACTTATGATTGTTAGTTAACACAATTTATGGAAGTCTTTAACATgctgtgtgtatatatatatatatattcttttttttatttagataaaaattgtagacttttaatttgaaaaattacccTAAAAACATAGTAATTATGCCATTGATACATGTTGGTCTTAagcatttatatttattttattttagatgtTGGACTTTTAAGATTCTtcttgtaacattttaaaaaatttgaaaaattaatttctttattttttactttcttttaataTCATGATTCGGTTCCAAACTTAGTCggatactttcaataaatcttaaaattactttttgaaagttaacttttatcaaaattggttttacaataataataattttcatgcaagagaagacgttatatatatatatttccaaaGTTTACTATAAGACTTAAAAAgtgaaatagaaaaaaactaaaacggTATTTTAACCTAAGATAAATATGTAATTTGAGTTTTTTCCtatatcaaaaataaaaatgaattcaCTAGAAAAATGGAATCTCCACGTTCAGAGGCTACCAGTGCCACTCATCtccaagagaagaagaaaatcccGAAAGCTACTACTAAATTTGCTTCATGTGGGTAATAATTTATCATTGTTTTAATAGAATACCAATGATTCTAACTgaactcttcttcttcaaaaacaAGTGCGAACTAAAGTCATAAAAATATTCATTCGCCTACAAAGTGAAACCCAGATCATGCATGCTTCATCATGTTCCATACAAATTCATAAATCCTCCTGTGTTTTATTCTTCCTTTTAGGTTTTAGACTAACATAAATTCGTTCAATTTGGAGTTTTTATTAATCTACATTCACATCCTCAGCCAATTGTATCAATTTGTACAAGAAAGAAAGTGTAGATTGTGATGAATGATGATCTGAAGAAAAATGTTCCAACTTGTAAATTAAGTCGACAAGCCAAGGTACCAATAGCAGTACCACCATTATGATATTACAAGAGCCGAATTCACATTCTATCTATGTATCAAGTATCCGGTATGCTATGCTCCATCTTGCCTTCTCTGCGTTTCCATTGTCTTGTCTTTGTTGAATACTTTTACTCCAcctcttttttttctcatttctgcAACCACAACCACAACACACACAACCAATTATGAATTTCCTTCACCAAACaaaaatacaatttatttttaaagtattACTACTGTCTTACCACGTTACACTGCGCCTTGTCTTAGCGTTTCAGTTTCAATGTGGGCTTCAACCTTGTTCTGGCTGTCTAGTGGCATGTACTGCGACATGATAGACATAATCTCCGAGTCCATGTAAGACTGTCAAATAGATATTATTTCAAGGCTTAGTTAACTCAGGACACTGCATTCtaaatgctaaataaaatatatactcaAGATTGACAAAGTGGTGAGTCAGTGTTATACCCGCAGCCTATATTTGTAGAACATGTAACCGGCTAATCCCCCTCCAACGACCACTGCCAGCACCAGAAAGACGAGGAACATTCCAACTTTTGATCCACTTTTTTCTGAATTGTCAACAACAAAGATCACGTTCAAGGATCATTCATTCCTATTTCCTGATTCCATAGTAGGAAAGGATGGCATACTTACCGATACAAGTATCTTGGTCCTTCATGTATACTTGGTTACCACTACATTTACATTGATATCCACCCCAAAAGTTCTTGCAGCTACAACCATCACACTGACAAGTAAGACGCTCCTTGCATTCATCAACATCTGCCTTTTGCATTACATGATCATggtcattaataaaaaaaaaccttcacAACACTCACTCTCTAAACCACTCTCAAAAAATTCATTAAGCAACTTTACAGCAGTGGTTTTAGAACCAACCTTCGCAATTTTGGCCATCACCTCTAAATCCAGATGGACACTTGCAACCACTTATATCCGAATTCTACTTTTTGCGTAAAAACATGAAATGCAATGGTAAAGTTAGTTAATGGTGGTAACTGGTAAGTGAAAAAAAATACTATGCTTCTAAATCTGACAAATTATGATGGAAACAGCACTAAACTGAGCAAGCTGTGGCAGTTAATCCATTTTTAGTTTCTGACCAGCAACCGCCATTGTTAATCGTACATCTTGCAGGTCCATATGCTgttaaaataaacaacaaatgaaataattaaatcaacttaatttaaaGAAACTCGAAagtcctttaaaaaaaaaaaaaaaaaaaaaaaaaaaaaaaaaaaaaaaaaagtaacacaaGGTCTAACACAAAATTATATGGGTGCCAATGAATTGTCAAGAGAACTTTCGTTTGTGgaacaataaaacataatagTTTTACCTTCACAAGAAGTGTAACCATCTCCTTTATACTGAACACCATTAACGATAGGACACTCACAAACTCGTCCCCTAAATGTATCCTGATCAAAATATTAACTAATCATTAATTTAAGATGCAACCGCAAACCTCAGAACAAAACTTCAAACCATATATAAACGTTCTTTTGTGAGGGAAGAAAATGTGAGAAATTGAGAAACTCCTCGTCTTAGATTGATTGTCTTCATTATAGGTTTTGGAAAATTGGGTGTCTTTCATAGAGTCTTTGAAATTATTTTCAGTTAAAGATTGTAAGAAATGGTTAAAAgacattcaaattttcaaaaatagaaactaaGAAAAAAGTTAGGAAGATAACCTAAAATGTATAGAAATGTTCATTTTGTACCTTGCATGCAGTTATGTTTTGTTGTAGGAGCTGCCAACAGCCACCATTCCTTTCAAGGCATTCATCAGTTTGAATATCTGATTAGGAGTGACATCAGAAcaattttaaggaaaaaaattaacatCTCAAGTTGAAGGTGGCAATCACAATCTTGGACAAGGAATTGAGCAAATATTACAACCTGAAGTTAAGCAAATAGGAGGCTCCTCAGTTTCCTTAAATCCCGAACAGATGGCCTTCAGCACAGCAGTTCTGtccaattttccttcaattccaaATGGTTCcgatgaaggaaaaaaaaaacttcaaaatctCACATAAATCacatacaaattaaaataaCTGGCCAACCACTAGATAGCGAACCTCGATACTGAACTTCATTAATCACTAATGTGGGTAAGATTGTAACATCACCCCGATCCCCATGGCCAATCTAAAATCGGGATTGTGAGTCTATTATTAGCAATTATTTAAACTGAAGCAGTACATAATATCAATGTTTGAAACTCCAGAATGATTCGGTATATGAAATACGATGGTTGTTTACAGAAAATTAAGGTAAAAGCATAATGATCACCTGCATTTCTTGCTCAATTTTGAGCACCTTATTCTCCACATCAGCTTCAGGATCACCCATGCATTCATTAATCTTATCAACTGGAAGATCTGCATCAGTAAGAATAGAGAGGATCAAGAAGTTGTTTAAATGTATTTATTCTTAATAATTGCATTGATAATCATGACAAACTTGAGAGCAGGATTGAGTTGAATTAAGATAACTTACCGAGAGACTTCATGACATCCTCGGCACATTGCTTGGTGTATCTCTTGTCCTTCATGGAGCATCTAACGTGAAAATCTGTAACAAAATCCCACCAAACCCAGGAGCGGTTGGTCTCATTGGAAACTCGATGCACACAAAGTTGTCTGAGATTTTCATACACAATGTCTTTGCCTTCATAGCCAACTCCAAAATCTTGCTCTGGGTCTGGTGCACAATATCTACCGTGGTTAATGCACTGAGACTTGCATTGGCTGCTAAATCTAAAGGCCTCAGGGCAATACCAAGTGATGTAGTGTGGCGTGAACTGAGTGTAACCTCCTTTCTCCAGAATCTGAGCATGACCCTTAAAACTTTTGACAAAATCCATTTGCTCATTACAACGACTCCCACATTCGTCATTGCTGTTGGTCCAAAACTCATACTCCACTCGATTGTCTGGATAGGGAACCGACTCTCTCCAGTCTAATCTGATCACAACATCATCACCATTCTTCGCTGCTTCTTTTAGGCTTGTGCCCAGTGATTTCTCTATGAAAGCAGACGGAATTTGTATCTTTTCAATGTAACCATCTGCTTCGGTGCCGTCTTCAGGTGAATCCATGGTTATTAGAGACTCGTCGATGCTGTCCACTACTAAAACTACAGCCGCTCCCGCCTGTTGAGCATTCCATACTTTCAACGCAAAGTAGCAATCTGATAATTCAACgataaaaaagaaacaagataAAGTTTAAATCATCAGAACACACTATTCTTTTGGGATTGAACTCTCCAATCAAAACGTCAATCATACacacaaaattttataaatggagaaggaaaaaaaagtcaaataaacAGAGCAATAAACATTgagaaaaagtaaaagaaaacagAGTAAAACAATAATGTGAAGGCTAAAAAGTAAAAGATTCTAGGCCCTAGAAATGATCTAGGAATTTTGTAAGATTTAAGAGGAAAGGAAAAGTTATGATAAGGAGCATTTGGGCATTGGAATTATGAAGTCAAGCAAAATTACTAGATTTCGTTGGAAACCCATGTGCTTGCGAGGCAGATGCATTGGATTAAATCgagtaaaaagaagaaagaaaaagaaactcatggatCCCCTGTTTTATTGATGTTAAATGACCGTGTATTTGGATCGATCAGAgaattttttatgatatttgtgttgggaaaagaaaaggaatggAGAAAAGTTGAAATCCGGAGTTTGTGTAAAAAGGGAAAAGGCGATTGGATGGTGGGAGTGGGTGAGTGCATTTTGGTTTTGAGTGGAAAAAAAATTGCTAAATACATATATAGAATGCGAAAAAGGGAAAAGGGGGAAGGAGAAGGAAATACCTCCACgatcaagaagaagaacagTAGGGCGAGAGGTCTTGGACTTGAAAGACTTGTCGCCTTCGAAAGGGAGACAACCGAAAGCGCTTCTTTGAGGATAGAAAACAGAGCCGACTATGAAACCACCATAATCAGGGATCCCAAAGTTGGCTATGGCAGCGTCGTGCTTGGACTTGAGAGAGGTGGGAGAGAGGACGGAGATGCTGCTCTTCTCGACGACGAAGCGGGCGTGGACATGAAGATGAAGTGGGATTAGAAGAACAAGGAGAAAGGTGAGAAGAGGCatgttggattggattggattgaagATGAAGAAGGTATAAAGAATGAGACAATGGAACCAACTGAAAAGATAATAGAAATGgagagggaagaagaagggggCAGTTGGTTGAGAAGTGAGAGAGAATGGTGGGAATAATTAACCAtacaagagaagaagaaggaagactTGGTTTTGTTTGCTTCTATTTGGGGCCATCTTATGCTTATccttctttttgtttctttttcttttttctaagtaaactttAAGGAAACGTTATGATTTCATCCATCACTCTCAAACCttcattttctcaattttaaataaatatataatatctcAACCctttttttatgttattttgcaccgtataattttaatatttgaattttttttttttataaaaaagtactaatttaatatatgaagttAGTCGAGCTTCCAtggttttttcaattttgtttaacaaaatatttctctctctctctatatatatatatatttgttaagGATATTATTTCCTTTTAGTAGAACCGTCAATTGTATATATTGATGTCCATTGTATTCATGTTggctattttttattaattaaaacttaaaaaatatatattatttacatTACTTGACTACAATATTCAATTATACATCAACTCCTTTTTATGTAAATCTTCGATAgattaatttcctttatttttagaagagagtaaaattatataaaatactcCTATATCTTAGGATAGATTTCAATTATCTTAatcttctaattaattttacataaaatttccatttttaCAATCAATTGTTATGTTTGATCAATTTCCAATTTACTTGCTCAAATTAAGAAGTGGTGTCTAGTTTGAACGGTAAAAATTaaagttatttcattttaaattttgaaattaaatattatgaaatttctaGTTTGTTTCATTgaataacttttaaaatgtttattttaatatgtgattctttttataaaataacataatcTTAAGTATctacaaattatttttctaatcgcctaatatttttctctaatttttgtGGTGGTATTAAcagaatatcaaaataaaattaatgataaaaaaaattaaattttaaaccaagataaacattttaaaagatcaaatataaaattgaacaaatataaagggaccaaaatagaagataaataaaaaataaatagtgtttatactatttttaaaaaataaaagatatgaGTGGAATTAAGGGTGTAACCCTTTTAAGAATGATTTATAATTGATCACCaactcaaataaaaaataagtagtgtttaaactattttttaaaaataaaagataggaGTAGAATTAAGGGTGTAACCATTAAAAAGAATGATTTACAATTGATCACCAACTCAAAATTTTACCAATCAATTAAACCAAATTTTGTAAAACTTTAAGCTGCTAAATTTTCATGCAACGTCAATCACAACTTTTTATTCCAAAAATAGAATAATATTGGTGTATTTTatattgaattttgagtttgaatgttaatttcatttgaattatgacaattttgtaaaattttaagttttttaccCTATTTAAAAATgcatatttgttttatttatttattattattattatttgttgacACCTCTTCCAAAGTCAATGAATTAAAGATTAAAAAGCAATGGTTAGAGTTGAATTATTGCAACCCATAGTTAGGCTTAATTATTTGTGACCCAAGTTGATGTGTATATTTGTACATTAAAATGatctaatattattaattaaaaattaacgaaTCAAATTCAACTTGATATAACgtgtaaattaaatttattgaatattGCACTATCTTGACTAAGTAAATGGAAGactaaaaataagaaattaacaAATGAGATGCAAAGTCTAGACCACATtaagttattgttgttattttttgaGTTGACCATGTTGATTAAATTAGTTTATGTAAAGAAGAtcgatttaaataattttattttattttatatgatttgttattttttagaTGAAAGCGGCGATTAAAATGACAAGAtgatatacttaaaaaaaaagtgacattacctaaaaaaaatataatgagagaattaatgtAGCTATctgtcaaattatttttttaaattaaattgttacgaaataaataattgaaatcGAGCCAATGGAGAAATGTTAAAAGAAAGTtgactctttctttttttcttcttcttcgaagGGCCCTTTCCCATCATATTAATATCATAGCTTTgaactcaaaataataataataataataatagcttTTAATTACGTGTAGAAAGGACAGCCTTCGACAATAGCAAGAGGTTTTTGGTGTTCATAATAAGTTTGGCAACAGCTTAGCTGTTTTCTTGTTGTATTATTTGTATCTTATCTCGAGGAAAAACCTATGTATTCATTCATCCTTAATTtttactttaatattttaaaatatgtcataatatttaaaaatttgttaacgtttattataaaaaacaaaacaaaataaaatttgtattttattaacatGGAAGATGCCATTTAGACATGGCCACCtgagaaaaaattaattaaaaaacaaaaaacaaaaaacatttgTTTCGAGATTATCTCCTTATAGACATTTagattaatttatttgtattgAGATAATTTTAATATAGGCAGACCTTTTGAGGTAATCAGAgaattttttatgatatttgtgttgggaaaagaaaaggaatggAGAAAAGTTGAAATTCGGAGTTTgtgtaaaaaggaaaaagaagagagtGGGTGAGTGCTTTTTGGTTTTGAGTGGAAAAAAATTGCTAAATACAGATATAGAATGCGAAAAAGGGAAAAGGGGGAAGGAGAAGGAAATACCTCCACGATCGAGAAGAAGAACAGTAGGGCGAGAGGTCTTAGACTTGAAAGGTTTGTCGCCTTCGAAGGGGTGACAGCCGAAAGCGCCTCTCTGAGGATAGAAAACAGAGCCGACTATGAAACCACCATAATCGGGGATCCC contains these protein-coding regions:
- the LOC120069772 gene encoding protein FAR1-RELATED SEQUENCE 4 isoform X1, producing MGRCMRNITSSLSAFRGEIRGGFQVDLNFPSSTMDSNAIVANSLVEPCLGMEFESHEDAYSFYRDYAKTMGFGTSKLSSRRSRASKEFIDAKFSCMRYGNKQQSDDAINPRPSPKIGCKASMHVKRKQNGKWYVYSFVKDHNHELLPSQVHLFRSHRNTDPLKNDVRIRRRKNLAAMSKLFSAYQNVDCLESFVRNQHDKGRTLALESGDAQLLLELFMHMQEENPKFFYAVDMNEEHQLRNVFWVDGKGMEDYAHFGDVVSFDTTYFTNKYKLPLVLFIGVNHHIQHTLLGCALIADETVYTFLWLMQTWYIAMGERAPKVILTDQNTSIKAVIGAVLPGTRHYFCLWYILEKIPKELEFLSMWHENFMEKFKKCVFKSWTKEEFENRWQKLLDKFNLREVEWMQHLYDDRGYWVPAFARDLSFAGLCTSSRMESLNSSFDKYVQIETSLTEFIERYRDILEERYEEEAKANFDAWHETPELKSPSPFEKQMSLVYTYEIFKKFQMEVLGAAACHLKKESEDETITMYSVKDFEDGQNYVVECNHSNSDIYCSCRSFEYKGFLCRHAIIVLQMSGVFSIPSKYILQRWTNTAMSRNPINEKLDEVQCKVRRFNDLCRRAIILGEEGSLSQESYDIALSAINEALKQCATVRSSSAESDVRSDTSAILVFGIEDNQCSNSNLAVDNAPDLKVINANKIPNLAGSSNEPAVNENSKNGKVSQPFASNAGSQDDFNQMELSDMRPIQLHGISPTQLHNMVPTLLQFHTWTLESFASRIVANNAACVAGDARFSPERTAQQEPPF
- the LOC120069772 gene encoding protein FAR1-RELATED SEQUENCE 4 isoform X4; the encoded protein is MGRCMRNITSSLSAFRGEIRGGFQVDLNFPSSTMDSNAIVANSLVEPCLGMEFESHEDAYSFYRDYAKTMGFGTSKLSSRRSRASKEFIDAKFSCMRYGNKQQSDDAINPRPSPKIGCKASMHVKRKQNGKWYVYSFVKDHNHELLPSQVHLFRSHRNTDPLKNDVRIRRRKNLAAMSKLFSAYQNVDCLESFVRNQHDKGRTLALESGDAQLLLELFMHMQEENPKFFYAVDMNEEHQLRNVFWVDGKGMEDYAHFGDVVSFDTTYFTNKYKLPLVLFIGVNHHIQHTLLGCALIADETVYTFLWLMQTWYIAMGERAPKVILTDQNTSIKAVIGAVLPGTRHYFCLWYILEKIPKELEFLSMWHENFMEKFKKCVFKSWTKEEFENRWQKLLDKFNLREVEWMQHLYDDRGYWVPAFARDLSFAGLCTSSRMESLNSSFDKYVQIETSLTEFIERYRDILEERYEEEAKANFDAWHETPELKSPSPFEKQMSLVYTYEIFKKFQMEVLGAAACHLKKESEDETITMYSVKDFEDGQNYVVECNHSNSDIYCSCRSFEYKGFLCRHAIIVLQMSGVFSIPSKYILQRWTNTAMSRNPINEKLDEVQCKVRRFNDLCRRAIILGEEGSLSQESYDIALSAINEALKQCATVRSSSAESDVRSDTSAILVFGIEDNQCSNSNLAVDNAPDLKVINANKIPNLAGSSNEPAVNENSKNGKVSQPFASNAGSQDDFNQMELSDMRPIQLHGISPTQLHNMPGLSNLLLLG
- the LOC120069772 gene encoding protein FAR1-RELATED SEQUENCE 4 isoform X3 → MGRCMRNITSSLSAFRGEIRGGFQVDLNFPSSTMDSNAIVANSLVEPCLGMEFESHEDAYSFYRDYAKTMGFGTSKLSSRRSRASKEFIDAKFSCMRYGNKQQSDDAINPRPSPKIGCKASMHVKRKQNGKWYVYSFVKDHNHELLPSQVHLFRSHRNTDPLKNDVRIRRRKNLAAMSKLFSAYQNVDCLESFVRNQHDKGRTLALESGDAQLLLELFMHMQEENPKFFYAVDMNEEHQLRNVFWVDGKGMEDYAHFGDVVSFDTTYFTNKYKLPLVLFIGVNHHIQHTLLGCALIADETVYTFLWLMQTWYIAMGERAPKVILTDQNTSIKAVIGAVLPGTRHYFCLWYILEKIPKELEFLSMWHENFMEKFKKCVFKSWTKEEFENRWQKLLDKFNLREVEWMQHLYDDRGYWVPAFARDLSFAGLCTSSRMESLNSSFDKYVQIETSLTEFIERYRDILEERYEEEAKANFDAWHETPELKSPSPFEKQMSLVYTYEIFKKFQMEVLGAAACHLKKESEDETITMYSVKDFEDGQNYVVECNHSNSDIYCSCRSFEYKGFLCRHAIIVLQMSGVFSIPSKYILQRWTNTAMSRNPINEKLDEVQCKVRRFNDLCRRAIILGEEGSLSQESYDIALSAINEALKQCATVRSSSAESDVRSDTSAILVFGIEDNQCSNSNLAVDNAPDLKVINANKIPNLAGSSNEPAVNENSKNGKVSQPFASNAGSQDDFNQMELSDMRPIQLHGISPTQLHNMDTQKVGGCLGLV
- the LOC120069772 gene encoding protein FAR1-RELATED SEQUENCE 4 isoform X2 yields the protein MGRCMRNITSSLSAFRGEIRGGFQVDLNFPSSTMDSNAIVANSLVEPCLGMEFESHEDAYSFYRDYAKTMGFGTSKLSSRRSRASKEFIDAKFSCMRYGNKQQSDDAINPRPSPKIGCKASMHVKRKQNGKWYVYSFVKDHNHELLPSQVHLFRSHRNTDPLKNDVRIRRRKNLAAMSKLFSAYQNVDCLESFVRNQHDKGRTLALESGDAQLLLELFMHMQEENPKFFYAVDMNEEHQLRNVFWVDGKGMEDYAHFGDVVSFDTTYFTNKYKLPLVLFIGVNHHIQHTLLGCALIADETVYTFLWLMQTWYIAMGERAPKVILTDQNTSIKAVIGAVLPGTRHYFCLWYILEKIPKELEFLSMWHENFMEKFKKCVFKSWTKEEFENRWQKLLDKFNLREVEWMQHLYDDRGYWVPAFARDLSFAGLCTSSRMESLNSSFDKYVQIETSLTEFIERYRDILEERYEEEAKANFDAWHETPELKSPSPFEKQMSLVYTYEIFKKFQMEVLGAAACHLKKESEDETITMYSVKDFEDGQNYVVECNHSNSDIYCSCRSFEYKGFLCRHAIIVLQMSGVFSIPSKYILQRWTNTAMSRNPINEKLDEVQCKVRRFNDLCRRAIILGEEGSLSQESYDIALSAINEALKQCATVRSSSAESDVRSDTSAILVFGIEDNQCSNSNLAVDNAPDLKVINANKIPNLAGSSNEPAVNENSKNGKVSQPFASNAGSQDDFNQMELSDMRPIQLHGISPTQLHNMVPTLLQFHRYSKGWWLSRARLVLQLCSAVIIEMKSNVLFFWNLM
- the LOC120069772 gene encoding protein FAR1-RELATED SEQUENCE 4 isoform X5 encodes the protein MGRCMRNITSSLSAFRGEIRGGFQVDLNFPSSTMDSNAIVANSLVEPCLGMEFESHEDAYSFYRDYAKTMGFGTSKLSSRRSRASKEFIDAKFSCMRYGNKQQSDDAINPRPSPKIGCKASMHVKRKQNGKWYVYSFVKDHNHELLPSQVHLFRSHRNTDPLKNDVRIRRRKNLAAMSKLFSAYQNVDCLESFVRNQHDKGRTLALESGDAQLLLELFMHMQEENPKFFYAVDMNEEHQLRNVFWVDGKGMEDYAHFGDVVSFDTTYFTNKYKLPLVLFIGVNHHIQHTLLGCALIADETVYTFLWLMQTWYIAMGERAPKVILTDQNTSIKAVIGAVLPGTRHYFCLWYILEKIPKELEFLSMWHENFMEKFKKCVFKSWTKEEFENRWQKLLDKFNLREVEWMQHLYDDRGYWVPAFARDLSFAGLCTSSRMESLNSSFDKYVQIETSLTEFIERYRDILEERYEEEAKANFDAWHETPELKSPSPFEKQMSLVYTYEIFKKFQMEVLGAAACHLKKESEDETITMYSVKDFEDGQNYVVECNHSNSDIYCSCRSFEYKGFLCRHAIIVLQMSGVFSIPSKYILQRWTNTAMSRNPINEKLDEVQCKVRRFNDLCRRAIILGEEGSLSQESYDIALSAINEALKQCATVRSSSAESDVRSDTSAILVFGIEDNQCSNSNLAVDNAPDLKVINANKIPNLAGSSNEPAVNENSKNGKVSQPFASNAGSQDDFNQMPPFWEKGRLLCYMGLFAILKYLV